In Coleofasciculus sp. FACHB-1120, one genomic interval encodes:
- the cutA gene encoding divalent-cation tolerance protein CutA — translation MDGDSGATRYGVVLVTASSRQEAEAIAQNLVESQLAACVNFMPVHSVYSWQGKVNSEEEWQLTIKTDLAQFSALEAKIRELHSYEVPEIIALPILAGFPPYLQWIADNVKGYL, via the coding sequence ATGGATGGAGATTCGGGTGCAACTCGTTACGGTGTAGTGTTGGTAACGGCGTCTTCGCGGCAAGAAGCAGAAGCGATCGCCCAAAATTTAGTTGAATCCCAGCTAGCGGCTTGTGTTAACTTCATGCCAGTGCATTCTGTTTATAGTTGGCAAGGTAAGGTTAACTCAGAAGAGGAGTGGCAGCTAACCATCAAAACAGATTTAGCACAATTTTCCGCTCTCGAAGCCAAGATTCGAGAGTTGCATTCTTATGAAGTACCAGAAATCATTGCTTTGCCAATCTTAGCTGGCTTTCCGCCCTATCTTCAGTGGATTGCAGACAATGTAAAAGGCTATCTGTAG
- a CDS encoding ADP-ribosylglycohydrolase family protein has protein sequence MKTSSKVLAGLIGVCVGDALGVPVEFTNRIDRIKSPVTKMIGYGTYHQPAGTWSDDSSLTFCLADALCSGFSVDAIASSFCRWFNEGFWTPYGEVFDIGHTTHYAIKRLKQGVPPLEAGGKDERSNGNGSLMRILPLVYYHKTLDFPELIERSHQVSCITHAHLRSQIACGIYISIGVCLLKGLAPQAAYLQGIQDVKEIYSQSLYAQEKHHFQRVNSGELASLPIDSIRSGGYVIDTLEASLWCLLNSSSYAEAVLKAVNLGEDTDTTAAVTGGLAGIYYGVENIPDEWINQIARIEDIIDLATRLEAAIYR, from the coding sequence ATGAAAACAAGCTCTAAAGTCTTGGCAGGGCTGATCGGTGTATGCGTCGGTGATGCGTTGGGTGTTCCAGTCGAATTTACTAACAGAATTGACCGGATAAAGTCACCTGTGACGAAGATGATAGGTTACGGAACTTATCATCAACCTGCTGGCACTTGGTCAGATGATAGCTCTCTTACCTTCTGTTTAGCGGACGCTCTGTGTAGTGGATTTTCTGTGGATGCGATCGCTAGCTCTTTCTGTCGTTGGTTTAACGAGGGTTTCTGGACTCCCTACGGCGAGGTTTTCGACATCGGGCATACCACCCATTATGCTATTAAGCGTTTAAAACAGGGCGTTCCACCCCTAGAAGCGGGAGGAAAAGATGAGAGGAGTAATGGTAATGGCTCATTGATGCGAATCTTGCCTTTAGTTTACTATCACAAAACCCTAGACTTTCCCGAACTAATAGAGCGATCGCATCAAGTCTCTTGCATCACTCACGCTCATCTAAGGAGCCAAATTGCCTGCGGAATTTATATCAGCATTGGTGTTTGTTTATTGAAAGGTCTTGCTCCACAAGCTGCTTATCTGCAAGGCATTCAAGATGTCAAAGAGATTTATTCCCAATCTTTATATGCACAGGAAAAGCATCACTTCCAACGAGTTAATAGCGGTGAACTTGCCAGTTTACCAATAGACTCGATCCGCTCTGGAGGCTATGTAATTGATACGTTAGAGGCGTCGCTTTGGTGTCTCTTAAATAGCTCCTCTTATGCCGAAGCAGTACTAAAAGCGGTAAATTTAGGTGAGGATACAGATACCACTGCTGCTGTTACTGGTGGTTTAGCGGGAATTTATTACGGTGTTGAAAATATTCCCGACGAATGGATCAATCAAATTGCCAGGATTGAAGACATCATTGACTTAGCAACACGCCTAGAAGCAGCTATCTACAGATAG
- a CDS encoding PD-(D/E)XK nuclease family protein, whose product MTLNINLLPHHRAKTLREYGKQFYVDAKGDRFPSVSTILNATKPQEDREALFNWRNRVGVEEANRISGAASRRGTSTHKHIQRYLLGENVACPDAAKPYWDSIEPVLQDIQEVRLVEGSVFHYDLSYAGRVDCVASYQGIPCVCDWKTADKPKGSVERLRDSPIQLAAYTGAVNQFYQESGIHLSHALLVVAVPEMPAEVFWFEPDNMMIYWQQWERRVKEFWQRRGTRTPSSI is encoded by the coding sequence ATGACGCTAAATATCAATTTACTGCCTCATCACCGTGCTAAAACGCTACGGGAATATGGAAAACAATTTTATGTGGATGCGAAAGGCGATCGCTTTCCCAGCGTCTCCACTATCCTCAACGCCACCAAACCGCAAGAAGATCGAGAAGCACTCTTCAACTGGCGCAACCGAGTCGGAGTAGAGGAAGCCAACCGAATTTCTGGTGCTGCTAGCCGTCGCGGCACGTCCACCCACAAGCACATTCAGCGCTATCTACTGGGGGAAAATGTCGCCTGTCCAGACGCGGCTAAACCTTACTGGGATAGTATAGAGCCGGTGTTGCAGGACATTCAAGAGGTGCGGCTGGTGGAAGGGTCTGTCTTCCACTACGATTTGAGTTATGCGGGTCGAGTGGATTGCGTTGCGAGTTATCAAGGCATTCCCTGCGTCTGTGATTGGAAAACTGCCGATAAGCCCAAAGGATCAGTCGAACGCCTCCGCGATAGCCCGATCCAATTAGCGGCTTACACGGGTGCGGTTAACCAATTTTATCAAGAGTCCGGCATCCATCTGAGTCATGCCTTGCTGGTTGTAGCGGTTCCGGAAATGCCTGCTGAGGTGTTCTGGTTTGAACCCGATAATATGATGATTTACTGGCAGCAGTGGGAGCGAAGAGTTAAGGAATTTTGGCAGCGTAGAGGAACAAGGACGCCTTCGAGCATCTAA
- a CDS encoding DUF3493 domain-containing protein, with product MVDPKLKNRARNTKGTRQVSVEQYARLKGELATPYKGLRQFVYVACGASGFIGGVVFLAKLASGQEISSAVPNLALQIGVVALMVWLFRLEQKSERKL from the coding sequence ATGGTAGACCCAAAATTAAAAAATCGTGCCCGCAACACCAAAGGCACTCGGCAAGTCAGCGTTGAACAGTATGCACGGCTCAAAGGTGAACTTGCTACTCCCTACAAAGGTCTGAGACAATTTGTTTATGTGGCGTGTGGCGCTTCTGGCTTCATCGGAGGCGTGGTATTTCTTGCTAAATTAGCCTCTGGTCAGGAAATCTCCTCAGCCGTGCCTAACTTGGCGCTTCAAATTGGAGTGGTTGCTTTGATGGTTTGGCTGTTTCGCCTAGAACAAAAATCTGAACGTAAGCTATAA
- a CDS encoding FHA domain-containing protein, which produces MELEQRLGLYQVFLKLYEHHRGLLDEILKLEDSGNKFLSGIAPRYVQGVAQEQQVYLVTNLIDAKTQMLCQPQRTWTMGRSRQVALPIPDRRLSRNHAAIQYIDNQGFYLVDLKSTNGTFVNGEPVYKRVLLKDGDRIRLGGLAFSFFLGSTICMVDNVPAGLMAEINALTNAEPPLPVTDLEIPTAPTKVHPTKVQTPNTECQKDTSHFLANSAAIRDPLVSVVETPLEPQLTPTQQSEILDRFFSRQISDVGTKN; this is translated from the coding sequence ATGGAACTAGAACAACGCTTGGGTCTATATCAGGTATTCCTGAAGCTCTATGAGCATCATCGTGGTTTACTAGATGAGATTCTTAAGCTAGAAGATAGCGGCAATAAATTTCTTAGTGGCATTGCACCGCGATATGTACAGGGCGTGGCGCAGGAACAGCAAGTCTATCTAGTCACAAACTTAATAGATGCTAAAACGCAGATGTTGTGTCAGCCGCAGCGGACTTGGACGATGGGACGGTCACGTCAAGTTGCTCTACCGATTCCGGATAGACGGTTGTCTCGTAATCATGCGGCGATTCAATATATCGACAACCAAGGTTTTTATCTGGTTGACTTAAAGAGTACAAATGGGACTTTCGTCAATGGCGAACCCGTATATAAACGTGTTCTTCTTAAGGATGGCGATCGCATTCGCCTAGGTGGTCTTGCTTTTTCCTTTTTCTTAGGAAGTACTATCTGCATGGTGGATAATGTTCCTGCTGGCTTGATGGCAGAAATTAACGCCCTGACCAATGCAGAGCCACCGCTTCCGGTTACAGATTTAGAAATACCGACCGCTCCAACAAAAGTTCATCCGACAAAAGTTCAGACACCGAACACCGAGTGTCAGAAGGATACTTCACATTTTCTAGCTAACTCTGCGGCTATTCGAGATCCATTAGTCTCAGTCGTAGAAACTCCGTTAGAACCTCAGCTAACTCCCACTCAGCAATCAGAAATTTTAGACCGTTTTTTCAGCAGACAGATTTCTGATGTCGGTACAAAGAACTAA
- the recA gene encoding recombinase RecA, whose product MAIQITNNPDKDKALSLVLNQIERSFGKGAIMRLGDATRMKVETISTGALTLDLALGGGLPKGRVIEIYGPESSGKTTLALHAIAEVQKLGGVAAFVDAEHALDPAYAAVLGVDIDNLLVSQPDTGEAALEIVDQLVRSAAVDIVVIDSVAALVPRAEIEGEMGDSHMGLQARLMSQALRKITGNIGKSGCTVVFLNQLRQKIGVTYGNPETTTGGNALKFYASVRLDIRRIQTLKKGNEEFGNRAKVKVAKNKVAPPFRIAEFDIIFGKGISTLGCMVDLAEQTGVITRKGAWYSYNGDNIAQGRDNSIKYLEENSELIQEIEQKVRQKLEMGAVVPANSVTRVDAEDEDLEEELLDD is encoded by the coding sequence ATGGCTATCCAAATCACGAACAATCCCGACAAGGACAAAGCCCTGAGCCTAGTGCTAAACCAAATTGAGCGCAGCTTTGGCAAGGGAGCAATTATGCGCCTAGGAGATGCCACCCGCATGAAGGTGGAAACAATTTCCACTGGAGCGCTGACACTGGATTTAGCTTTAGGGGGTGGCTTGCCAAAGGGACGGGTGATTGAAATATATGGCCCGGAAAGTTCCGGTAAGACAACCTTGGCTTTGCACGCGATCGCCGAAGTGCAAAAACTAGGAGGGGTCGCTGCTTTTGTTGACGCTGAACACGCCCTAGATCCCGCTTATGCAGCTGTACTGGGCGTTGATATTGACAATCTTTTGGTTTCTCAACCTGACACCGGAGAAGCTGCCTTAGAGATTGTCGATCAGCTAGTTCGCTCTGCGGCAGTGGATATCGTCGTCATTGACTCGGTAGCCGCTTTAGTGCCTCGAGCTGAAATTGAAGGCGAAATGGGTGATTCCCACATGGGCTTGCAAGCCCGTTTGATGAGCCAAGCTCTTCGCAAAATTACCGGAAACATCGGTAAATCAGGCTGTACAGTGGTTTTCCTCAACCAGCTGCGCCAAAAGATTGGCGTCACCTACGGGAACCCAGAAACAACTACTGGCGGTAATGCCCTCAAGTTTTACGCTTCAGTGCGCTTGGATATTCGTCGAATTCAAACGCTGAAAAAAGGCAACGAAGAATTTGGCAACCGCGCTAAAGTTAAAGTTGCCAAAAATAAAGTTGCCCCTCCCTTCCGCATCGCCGAATTTGACATTATTTTTGGCAAGGGGATCTCGACACTAGGATGTATGGTTGACTTAGCAGAACAAACTGGAGTCATTACCCGTAAAGGAGCTTGGTATAGCTACAACGGTGATAACATTGCCCAAGGTCGGGATAACAGCATTAAGTACCTGGAAGAAAACTCAGAATTAATTCAAGAAATTGAGCAAAAGGTACGTCAAAAGCTGGAGATGGGGGCAGTCGTTCCTGCCAACTCTGTCACGCGAGTTGACGCCGAAGACGAAGACTTAGAGGAAGAACTTCTAGACGACTAA
- the xseA gene encoding exodeoxyribonuclease VII large subunit — MNYYLSNQLVPDTAVSVAGLTSYLQLLLEQDEQLQQVWVTGEVSSASQYRSGLFFTLQDPDAKAAMSCVIWNSQLNKLMQLPVQGEQLIVLGSIRVYPQRGQYQLIVWQALPAGEGLQALRYRQLRNRLEAEGLFDPERKRSLPTHPQTIAVVTSPQAAAWGDIQRTLRQRYPGLQVLFSPALVQGEQAPTSIVSAIERVERDDRAEVLILSRGGGAVEELVCFNDERVVRAIANCSIPVITGIGHQRDESLADLVADAYAHTPTAAAEQVVPELASLYAEHQERVLALTEAVNQHMENAQEQLQRVRSRLRRIPLDRQIHQEKQAIAWKRQQLLQGTARHLAQANQHCQMLRQKLATLDPESVLQRGYAVVRQQDGAIARSTEGLALGQELQVQLGTGQIKVKISEIINSKE, encoded by the coding sequence ATGAACTATTATCTTTCCAATCAGCTGGTTCCAGATACAGCTGTATCAGTGGCTGGGTTAACGTCTTATCTACAACTGCTGTTAGAGCAGGATGAACAACTACAGCAAGTCTGGGTAACAGGTGAAGTCTCCAGCGCCTCTCAGTATCGCAGCGGACTATTCTTCACCCTGCAAGATCCCGATGCTAAGGCGGCAATGAGTTGTGTGATATGGAACAGCCAGCTAAATAAACTGATGCAGCTGCCGGTGCAAGGAGAGCAGCTAATTGTTTTGGGCAGTATCCGGGTTTATCCCCAGCGAGGACAGTACCAGCTGATTGTCTGGCAGGCTCTACCGGCGGGAGAGGGGTTACAGGCATTGCGCTATCGCCAGCTGCGAAATCGGTTGGAGGCAGAAGGATTATTCGATCCAGAACGCAAGCGATCGCTTCCTACTCATCCCCAAACCATCGCTGTCGTCACGTCGCCGCAAGCTGCTGCGTGGGGAGACATTCAACGCACGCTCAGACAACGTTATCCTGGGTTGCAAGTTCTGTTTTCACCAGCGTTAGTTCAGGGCGAACAAGCTCCGACATCGATTGTCTCGGCGATTGAGCGAGTGGAGCGGGATGATCGCGCTGAAGTACTGATTTTGTCGCGTGGAGGTGGTGCGGTAGAGGAGCTAGTTTGCTTCAATGATGAGCGGGTGGTGCGAGCGATCGCAAATTGTTCGATTCCCGTGATTACTGGGATTGGTCATCAGCGAGATGAGTCTTTGGCTGATTTAGTTGCCGATGCTTATGCTCACACCCCCACCGCCGCTGCCGAACAGGTGGTTCCAGAGCTGGCAAGCCTTTACGCAGAACACCAGGAGCGCGTCCTCGCCTTGACTGAAGCTGTGAATCAACACATGGAAAACGCTCAAGAACAATTGCAACGAGTGCGAAGCCGCTTGCGACGGATTCCCCTAGACCGACAAATTCACCAAGAAAAACAAGCGATCGCTTGGAAACGTCAGCAACTGTTACAAGGAACAGCGCGGCATTTAGCGCAGGCAAACCAACACTGTCAGATGCTCCGACAAAAGCTAGCTACCCTTGACCCCGAAAGCGTTCTGCAACGAGGTTACGCCGTAGTCCGACAACAAGATGGCGCGATCGCGCGGTCCACAGAAGGTTTGGCACTCGGACAGGAACTACAAGTTCAGCTGGGCACAGGACAAATTAAAGTCAAAATTAGTGAAATTATAAATAGCAAAGAGTAG
- the xseB gene encoding exodeoxyribonuclease VII small subunit: MSKTTSTTDGSSDRRIDTQFPKDWNYEATVAKVEGIIRQIEAGKLELADVFEEFTAAVEYLRQCESFLQERQQQMNLLIETLADEPTSF; this comes from the coding sequence ATGAGCAAAACCACCAGCACCACTGACGGCTCAAGCGATCGCCGCATTGATACCCAATTTCCGAAAGATTGGAACTACGAAGCGACTGTTGCCAAAGTTGAAGGGATTATTCGGCAAATTGAAGCCGGGAAACTAGAACTTGCCGACGTTTTTGAAGAATTTACCGCTGCGGTAGAATACTTGCGTCAATGTGAAAGCTTTCTACAAGAGCGGCAACAGCAGATGAATTTATTAATTGAGACGCTGGCAGATGAACCAACGTCCTTTTGA
- a CDS encoding DNA double-strand break repair nuclease NurA, whose protein sequence is MLDLTKLSREMQGISQHLTVEAAASRQRLERAQQLLTLAQKSQADLVQMQEKWRDRMGFAAAAPIESLSTAIDLPTPPAVHTIIATDGSQIAPSHHEIAYCYLINVGRVVLHYGQSLYPLLDSLPEVFYRSEDLYISRQWGIRTEEWMGYRRTASEASVLAELAASWIDRPSEVTSKQGNGNRKSKIPSSIPDPESPIPALAMVDGSLIYWFLEQLPGEARDHILPPILEAWDVLRDTGIPIMGYLSASRSSEALNFLRLPACPHPVPDCMTHCPGQFDRAPCQVFDPLRDTALWASQLQPGQRSPLWRSSARILELYGAHQIYFCYVHVGTEIARVEVPAWVAENPEKLDVSLSLMLAQVQKGYGYPVALAEAHNQAVVRGGDRARFFALLEQQMIKAGLRNVGTSYKEARKRGSIA, encoded by the coding sequence ATGCTTGACCTAACCAAACTCTCGCGGGAAATGCAGGGGATTAGTCAACACCTAACGGTAGAGGCTGCTGCTAGTCGCCAACGCTTGGAACGCGCCCAGCAGTTGCTGACACTAGCTCAAAAGTCTCAGGCAGATTTGGTACAGATGCAAGAAAAGTGGCGCGATCGCATGGGGTTCGCAGCAGCCGCACCCATTGAGTCGCTAAGCACTGCCATTGACCTTCCTACCCCTCCGGCTGTTCATACGATTATCGCCACAGATGGATCTCAGATTGCTCCGAGTCACCATGAAATCGCCTACTGCTATCTGATTAACGTGGGTCGGGTGGTACTGCATTATGGACAAAGCTTGTATCCGCTCTTAGATAGTCTCCCAGAAGTCTTTTATCGCTCAGAAGACCTTTACATTTCTCGCCAGTGGGGAATTCGCACTGAGGAATGGATGGGCTATCGACGCACGGCTTCAGAGGCATCTGTATTAGCAGAATTGGCTGCTAGCTGGATTGACCGACCTTCAGAAGTCACATCAAAACAGGGAAATGGAAACAGGAAATCGAAAATTCCATCTTCAATTCCCGATCCCGAATCCCCAATCCCTGCCCTAGCAATGGTAGATGGATCACTAATTTATTGGTTTCTAGAGCAGCTACCGGGGGAAGCCCGCGACCATATTTTGCCTCCGATTCTCGAAGCCTGGGATGTTCTGCGCGACACAGGGATTCCGATCATGGGCTACCTGAGTGCTTCTCGCAGCAGCGAAGCACTGAACTTCCTGCGTCTGCCAGCCTGTCCGCATCCAGTTCCCGACTGCATGACTCATTGCCCTGGCCAGTTTGACCGGGCACCTTGTCAGGTTTTCGATCCCTTGCGAGATACTGCCCTCTGGGCATCTCAATTACAACCCGGTCAACGCAGCCCTCTCTGGCGTAGTTCTGCACGGATTCTGGAGTTGTACGGTGCCCATCAAATCTACTTCTGCTACGTCCATGTTGGGACTGAAATTGCTCGTGTGGAAGTTCCCGCTTGGGTGGCGGAGAATCCGGAGAAGCTGGATGTTTCGCTCAGCTTGATGTTAGCTCAGGTGCAGAAGGGTTATGGCTATCCGGTGGCGCTTGCAGAGGCACACAATCAGGCAGTGGTGCGAGGGGGCGATCGCGCTCGTTTCTTTGCCTTACTCGAACAACAGATGATTAAGGCTGGTTTGAGAAATGTTGGGACTTCTTATAAAGAAGCTAGGAAGCGCGGTAGTATCGCCTGA
- a CDS encoding HAD family hydrolase, producing the protein MRASYPNILALDFDGVICDGLIEYFQTAWRTYCQIWAPPNLTPPDGLAESFYQRRPIIEIGWEMPVAIRALILGIPDEKMLQDWSGVAQQILLEDNLNAADIGTKLDLIRDEWIASDLEGWLALHRFYPGVVEKMYQMQSEKASLPDTPIQTYIVTTKEGRFVRQLLQQQGIQLPDRCIIGKENRRPKYEILRELSGDPSVRLWFVEDRLKTLQTVQQQPDLNHIELFLADWGYNTAAQRESVSYQERIKLLSLSQFAQDFPAWI; encoded by the coding sequence ATGCGTGCAAGTTATCCAAATATTCTCGCCCTTGACTTTGACGGTGTTATCTGTGACGGGCTAATCGAGTATTTTCAGACAGCTTGGCGCACCTATTGTCAAATTTGGGCACCTCCTAATCTCACACCTCCAGATGGTTTGGCTGAAAGTTTCTACCAGCGACGACCGATTATAGAAATCGGTTGGGAAATGCCGGTGGCAATCCGGGCGCTAATATTGGGCATTCCCGACGAAAAGATGTTGCAAGATTGGTCAGGGGTGGCTCAGCAAATCCTGCTAGAAGATAATCTGAATGCGGCTGATATCGGCACGAAGCTCGATCTCATTCGGGATGAGTGGATTGCTAGCGATTTAGAGGGTTGGCTAGCTTTGCACCGTTTCTATCCGGGTGTTGTAGAAAAAATGTATCAGATGCAATCGGAGAAGGCATCGCTTCCAGATACACCCATCCAAACGTACATTGTCACTACTAAAGAGGGGCGCTTTGTCCGCCAGTTGTTGCAGCAACAGGGCATTCAACTCCCCGATCGATGCATTATTGGAAAAGAAAATCGCCGTCCTAAGTACGAAATTTTGCGCGAACTCAGCGGCGATCCATCGGTTCGCCTTTGGTTTGTGGAAGATCGCCTAAAAACTCTGCAAACTGTACAGCAGCAACCAGACCTCAATCACATCGAGCTTTTCCTGGCAGACTGGGGCTATAATACTGCTGCTCAACGGGAGTCTGTCAGTTATCAGGAGCGAATTAAGCTTTTATCTCTCTCTCAATTTGCTCAAGATTTCCCGGCTTGGATTTAA
- a CDS encoding R3H domain-containing nucleic acid-binding protein, whose protein sequence is MQITDDLQKLLDVLPNEIRQPLEQHPGRDKLVEVVLDLGRLPEARFAKQAEYLSETPVSREQLNYCIDRVGNFGGDNRAGLERTLHRISAIRNRSGEIIGLTLRVGRAVFGTIGMIRDLVETGQSILMLGRPGVGKTTALREIARVLADDLQKRVVIIDTSNEIAGDGDVPHPAIGRARRMQVARPELQHQVMIEAVENHMPEVIVIDEIGTELEALAARTIAERGVQLVGTAHGNRIENLIKNPTLSDLVGGIQAVTLGDDEARRRGSQKTVLERKAPPTFEIAVEMLERQRWVVHESVADTVDTLLRGRQPGYQVRTTSETGEVTITHETPQASSLMRPAMSGGSRISSNHDAPARPMGWRASGQMTPLPIQSEPTRGMRAEPQNLLTRAEESASSTLPVSSNLAPSFEQMLDQSWHQPQTIGNETFVGPNGEELPLHVYPYGVSSQQLEQVIRVLNLPILLTKDMDSADAVLAIRSHVKNHSKLRHIAKARQVPIHAIKASTIPQITRALRRLLDMDDSHILDVPELSLFTSSGSEDEIEALEEARLAVEQIVIPKGQPVELLPRSSKVRKMQHELVEHYRLKSDSFGEEPNRRLRIYPA, encoded by the coding sequence ATGCAGATTACAGACGATCTCCAGAAATTACTGGACGTGTTACCGAATGAAATTCGGCAACCTTTAGAGCAGCATCCCGGACGAGATAAGTTAGTTGAGGTTGTTCTAGACTTGGGGCGTCTTCCAGAGGCTCGGTTTGCTAAACAGGCAGAGTATCTCTCCGAAACGCCAGTGTCTAGAGAACAACTGAATTATTGTATAGACCGTGTAGGAAACTTTGGTGGGGATAACCGGGCGGGGCTAGAGCGAACTCTGCACCGGATTAGCGCTATCCGCAACCGAAGCGGCGAGATTATTGGTCTAACCTTGAGGGTAGGTCGAGCCGTCTTTGGTACTATCGGCATGATTCGCGACCTGGTAGAAACAGGTCAATCAATTCTGATGCTGGGGCGTCCCGGCGTTGGCAAAACAACAGCACTGCGGGAAATCGCCAGAGTTTTAGCCGACGATTTACAGAAACGAGTTGTAATTATCGACACCTCCAACGAAATTGCTGGGGATGGTGACGTTCCTCATCCAGCAATTGGTAGAGCCAGACGGATGCAAGTTGCCCGTCCAGAACTCCAGCATCAAGTCATGATTGAGGCAGTGGAAAACCACATGCCAGAAGTCATCGTCATTGATGAAATCGGTACAGAACTAGAAGCCTTGGCAGCTCGAACGATTGCGGAACGAGGTGTCCAACTGGTGGGCACGGCTCACGGAAATCGGATTGAAAATCTGATTAAAAATCCAACGTTATCTGACTTAGTGGGCGGCATTCAGGCTGTAACCCTGGGAGACGATGAAGCCAGACGCCGGGGCAGTCAAAAGACGGTTTTGGAACGAAAAGCCCCGCCAACCTTTGAAATCGCTGTTGAAATGCTAGAACGGCAGCGCTGGGTGGTGCATGAAAGTGTTGCCGATACCGTGGACACCCTGCTGCGGGGGCGTCAGCCGGGTTATCAAGTTAGGACAACCAGCGAAACTGGGGAAGTTACGATTACCCATGAGACCCCTCAAGCATCGTCACTCATGCGACCGGCGATGAGCGGAGGCAGTCGGATATCTTCCAACCACGACGCCCCAGCGCGACCAATGGGCTGGCGGGCTTCTGGGCAAATGACGCCCTTACCGATTCAGTCAGAACCAACACGAGGCATGAGAGCAGAACCGCAAAACCTATTGACTAGAGCAGAAGAATCTGCCTCTAGTACATTGCCTGTCTCTTCTAACCTTGCACCTTCTTTTGAGCAGATGCTGGATCAATCTTGGCATCAACCTCAGACGATTGGAAATGAAACCTTTGTGGGACCAAATGGCGAAGAGTTGCCGCTGCACGTTTATCCTTATGGGGTGAGCAGCCAACAATTAGAGCAAGTCATTCGGGTGCTGAATTTGCCTATCTTGCTGACGAAGGATATGGATAGTGCGGATGCAGTTTTGGCGATTCGGTCGCACGTAAAAAACCATTCCAAACTACGGCATATTGCCAAAGCCCGTCAGGTTCCCATCCATGCGATTAAGGCAAGTACCATTCCTCAGATTACCCGTGCCCTGCGGCGTTTGCTAGATATGGATGACTCGCACATCCTGGATGTCCCCGAACTTAGCTTATTTACCAGTAGTGGTAGTGAAGACGAGATTGAGGCTCTCGAAGAAGCCCGCCTTGCCGTGGAGCAAATCGTGATTCCCAAAGGACAGCCGGTGGAACTCCTGCCGCGTTCCTCTAAAGTCCGTAAAATGCAACACGAACTCGTCGAACACTATCGCCTCAAGTCTGACAGTTTTGGGGAAGAACCGAATCGACGGCTGCGAATTTATCCAGCCTAG